Proteins co-encoded in one Zalophus californianus isolate mZalCal1 chromosome 9, mZalCal1.pri.v2, whole genome shotgun sequence genomic window:
- the APOBEC3B gene encoding DNA dC->dU-editing enzyme APOBEC-3B, with amino-acid sequence MEDMGGASVQAHQALAADAQPPPGARGLIPDGRHLLDEDTFTENFRSDNRPPRTYLCYEVERPDRGSGVPLDQDKGILRNKSAPGPEVPCHAESRLLEQIQSWDLGPKLHYRVTCFLSWSPCTDCAQDMAQFLKESSHVSLSLFASRLYTRGHYDEGLRTLKRAGASMAIMTSREFEHCWTAFEHHKGNPFQPWPGLAMESGKFSEKLQRIPRLEQPGAGRPCWAGSVGASPEWFRAKAGRRWGLGGGGLGGLRSRGGGGFPKAKPLRRMEPWRHRPRDPMGWISPETFFFHFPSLRYAFGRNSCYLCFQVEREGKGHSSYDWGVFQNKVYFEAPYHAEFCFLSWFCDQDLSPDEHYHVTWFLSWSPCPTCAEEVVRFLREYRNVTLSIFTARLYYFWRPDFQDGLYRLWSAGVHLDVMSFEDYEYCWDTFVDHNGMRFRSRDLLRDNDFLATELESILRTTMNPLQQEIFFYQFGNQPRAPKPYHRRKTYLCYQLKPHDGSVTAKACLQNKKKRHAEIRFIDSIMALKLEKDRRFEITCYVTWSPCPTCAKELVAFARKHSHISLRLFASRLYFHWLQENKQGLKQLHASGIPVAVMSSLEFEDCWREFVDNQGKPFQPWNKLEQYSKNITRRLRKILKQPPQNDLENEFRNLHL; translated from the exons ATGGAGGACATGGGAGGGGCCTCGGTGCAG GCCCACCAAGCCCTGGCAGCTGATGCCCAGCCGCCCCCGGGCGCCCGGGGGCTCATCCCTGACGGTCG ACACCTACTGGATGAGGACACCTTCACCGAGAACTTCCGCAGTGATAATCGGCCGCCCAGGACCTACCTCTGCTACGAGGTGGAGCGTCCCGATCGGGGCTCCGGGGTCCCTCTGGACCAGGACAAGGGCATCCTGCGCAATAAG AGTGCCCCGGGACCTGAGGTCCCCTGCCACGCGGAGTCCCGCTTGCTGGAGCAGATCCAGTCCTGGGACCTGGGCCCGAAGCTCCACTATAGGGTCACCTGCTTTCTCTCCTGGAGCCCCTGCACTGACTGTGCCCAGGACATGGCTCAGTTCCTGAAGGAGAGCAGCCACGTGAGCCTGAGCCTCTTCGCCTCCCGCCTCTATACCCGCGGACACTATGACGAGGGCTTGCGCACCCTGAAGAGGGCTGGGGCCAGCATGGCCATCATGACCTCCAGGG AGTTTGAGCACTGCTGGACCGCCTTCGAGCACCACAAGGGAAACCCCTTCCAGCCCTGGCCAGGTCTGGCCATGGAGAGTGGGAAATTCTCTGAGAAACTGCAGCGCATTCCCCGG CTTGagcagccaggggctgggaggccgTGCTGGGCGGGCAGCGTTGGGGCCTCGCCAGAGTGGTTCCGTG CCAAAGCAGGAAGGAGGTGGGGCCTCGGTGGAGGCGGCCTAGGAGGTCTCAGATCCCGAGGGGGGGGGGGCTTTCCTAAAGCAAAGCCGCTGAGAAGAATGGAGCCCTGGCGCCACCGCCCAAG AGACCCAATGGGGTGGATAAGTCCTGAAACCTTCTTCTTCCACTTCCCAAGCCTGCGCTACGCTTTCGGGCGGAACTCCTGCTACCTCTGCTTCCaagtggaaagagaagggaaggggcacTCCTCCTATGACTGGGGGGTCTTTCAAAACAAG gtcTATTTCGAGGCTCCCTACCACGCAGAATTCTGCTTCCTCTCTTGGTTCTGTGACCAGGATCTGTCCCCTGACGAGCATTACCATGTCACCTGGTTCTTATCCTGGAGCCCCTGCCCCACCTGTGCAGAGGAGGTGGTCAGATTCCTGAGGGAATACAGGAACGTGACGCTGAGCATCTTCACCGCCCGCCTCTACTACTTCTGGCGCCCAGATTTCCAGGACGGGCTTTACAGGCTATGGTCTGCAGGGGTCCACCTGGATGTCATGTCTTTTGAAG ATTATGAATACTGTTGGGACACCTTTGTGGACCACAATGGGATGCGCTTCCGGAGTCGGGATCTATTAAGAGATAATGATTTCCTGGCCACAGAGCTTGAGAGTATTCTTAG AACCACAATGAATCCACTACAACAAGAAATATTCTTCTATCAGTTCGGCAACCAGCCCCGGGCCCCAAAGCCCTACCACCGGAGGAAGACCTACTTGTGCTACCAGCTGAAGCCACATGACGGCTCCGTAACTGCCAAAGCCTGCCTTCAAAACAAG AAGAAGCGCCATGCAGAAATTCGCTTTATTGACAGTATCATGGcactaaaactggaaaaagacCGGAGATTTGAAATCACCTGCTATGTCACGTGGAGCCCCTGCCCCACCTGTGCGAAGGAACTGGTTGCATTTGCCAGAAAACACAGCCACATCAGCCTGCGGCTCTTTGCCTCCCGCCTGTATTTCCACTGGCTCCAGGAGAATAAGCAGGGGCTGAAGCAACTGCACGCATCTGGGATCCCAGTGGCTGTCATGAGCTCCCTGG AGTTTGAGGACTGCTGGAGGGAGTTTGTGGACAACCAGGGCAAGCCTTTCCAGCCCTGGAACAAGCTGGAACAGTACAGTAAAAACATAACCCGTCGGCTCCGGAAGATCCTCAAG cAGCCGCCGCAGAATGATTTAGAGAATGAATTCAGAAATTTGCATCTTTGA